From a region of the Geothrix sp. 21YS21S-2 genome:
- a CDS encoding long-chain fatty acid--CoA ligase, which yields MLIPDWLFRQAQQFPHQTALEDLHSGRTVSYLELDERASRCAEFFRDQWRLQPGDRVALLAHNSAEYVEILYGCAKAGLILVGLNWRLSLDELKAIVDDAKPAALVYGPEFQASGEALVATFGLERGMALARGYEPALATASGARIRMGWRGHDDPWYLLYTAGTTGKAKGVVQTFGMCFTNCVNIMVHAGIRRDDVLLAVLPFFHTGGLNLYMNPMLMVGGTTVIMRQFDVDRTLDLLGGRITVMFGVPAIYLFLSQHPKFASTDFSRVRSWGAGGAPMPKAVLEAYFAKGVTICFGFGMTESSPTVFLTDEDTARKKIGTVGLPVMYMEAKVVDPATRETLGTGGRGEMLLRGPGITPGYWNNPEATAKSFEDGWLCTGDVAYVDEDGCFYIVDRTKDMYISGGENVYPAEVENVLYQLECVAETAVIGVPDAKWGEVGKAIIALKPGAELTADAVVAHCKAHLAGFKAPRHVAFVPALPRNALGKVDKAGLRRDFGGLA from the coding sequence ATGCTCATCCCCGACTGGCTCTTCCGGCAGGCCCAGCAGTTCCCCCACCAGACGGCGCTCGAAGACCTGCATTCCGGGCGCACCGTCTCCTACCTTGAGCTGGACGAGCGCGCCAGCCGCTGCGCCGAGTTCTTCCGCGACCAGTGGCGCCTGCAGCCCGGGGACCGGGTGGCACTCCTGGCGCACAACTCCGCCGAGTACGTGGAGATCCTCTACGGCTGCGCCAAGGCCGGCCTCATCCTGGTGGGCCTCAACTGGCGCCTGTCCCTGGACGAGCTGAAGGCCATCGTGGACGACGCCAAGCCGGCCGCCCTCGTCTACGGCCCCGAGTTCCAGGCCAGCGGCGAGGCCCTGGTGGCCACCTTCGGCCTGGAGCGCGGCATGGCGCTGGCCCGCGGGTACGAGCCCGCCCTCGCCACCGCCAGCGGCGCCCGCATCCGCATGGGCTGGCGCGGCCACGACGACCCGTGGTACCTCCTCTACACCGCCGGCACCACCGGCAAGGCCAAGGGCGTCGTCCAGACCTTCGGGATGTGCTTCACCAACTGCGTGAACATCATGGTCCACGCCGGGATCCGCCGGGACGACGTCCTGCTGGCGGTCCTCCCCTTCTTCCACACCGGCGGCCTGAACCTCTACATGAACCCCATGCTCATGGTCGGCGGCACCACCGTCATCATGCGGCAGTTCGACGTGGACCGGACCCTGGACCTCCTGGGCGGCCGGATCACGGTGATGTTCGGCGTGCCGGCCATCTACCTGTTCCTGAGCCAGCACCCGAAGTTCGCTTCCACCGACTTCTCCCGGGTCCGCTCCTGGGGCGCCGGCGGGGCCCCCATGCCCAAGGCCGTGCTCGAGGCCTACTTCGCCAAGGGCGTGACCATCTGCTTCGGCTTCGGGATGACGGAAAGCAGCCCCACGGTGTTCCTCACCGACGAGGACACCGCCCGGAAGAAGATCGGCACCGTGGGCCTGCCCGTGATGTACATGGAGGCCAAGGTGGTGGACCCCGCCACCCGGGAGACCCTGGGCACGGGTGGACGCGGCGAGATGCTCCTGCGCGGCCCCGGCATCACCCCCGGCTACTGGAACAACCCCGAGGCCACGGCGAAGTCCTTCGAGGACGGCTGGCTGTGCACGGGCGACGTGGCCTACGTGGACGAGGACGGCTGCTTCTACATCGTGGACCGCACCAAGGACATGTACATCTCCGGCGGCGAGAACGTCTACCCCGCCGAGGTGGAGAACGTGCTCTACCAGCTGGAGTGCGTCGCGGAGACCGCCGTGATCGGCGTGCCCGACGCGAAGTGGGGGGAGGTGGGCAAGGCCATCATCGCCCTGAAGCCCGGGGCGGAGCTGACCGCCGACGCGGTCGTCGCCCACTGCAAGGCCCACCTCGCCGGCTTCAAGGCCCCCCGGCACGTGGCGTTCGTCCCCGCCCTCCCCAGAAACGCCCTGGGCAAGGTGGACAAGGCCGGATTGAGGCGGGATTTCGGAGGACTCGCATGA
- a CDS encoding enoyl-CoA hydratase/isomerase family protein translates to MSLVRLETAGGVARVTLCRKGMQNALVPELLEDLLQVLGQVRHDPGARAVLLSAEGPAFSIGGDMRRFQKERGNLLAYSSRLVGLLNEAILALVELPQPVVAAVHGVVTGGSLGLVLAADLVYLAPRAVFKAHYTTAAFGPDGGWTALVPRLAGLRRAASALLLNRTVRAEDAVEWGLATAEAPADTLLEVAGAAAARLASFPAGTLRAAKDLLWGDRTSLAAGLEAERRHFLELVAQPAAMEGVDAFLRDFHDYPQGDD, encoded by the coding sequence AGGCGTGGCCCGGGTCACGCTCTGCCGGAAGGGCATGCAGAACGCTCTCGTGCCCGAACTGCTGGAGGACCTCCTCCAGGTGCTGGGGCAGGTGCGGCACGACCCCGGCGCGCGGGCGGTGCTGCTTTCCGCCGAAGGCCCCGCCTTCTCCATCGGCGGGGACATGCGCCGCTTCCAGAAGGAGCGCGGAAACCTGCTGGCGTATTCCAGCCGCCTCGTGGGCCTGCTCAACGAGGCCATCCTGGCCCTGGTCGAGCTGCCCCAGCCCGTGGTGGCCGCCGTGCACGGCGTGGTCACCGGCGGGTCCCTGGGCCTGGTGCTGGCGGCGGACCTGGTCTACCTGGCCCCCCGGGCCGTATTCAAGGCCCACTACACCACCGCGGCCTTCGGCCCCGACGGCGGCTGGACGGCCCTCGTGCCCCGCCTGGCGGGCCTGCGCCGCGCCGCCTCGGCCCTCCTGCTCAACCGCACTGTCCGGGCCGAGGACGCGGTGGAGTGGGGCCTGGCCACGGCCGAAGCCCCCGCCGACACCCTCCTGGAGGTCGCCGGGGCCGCCGCGGCCCGGCTGGCATCCTTTCCCGCCGGCACCCTGCGGGCCGCCAAGGACCTGCTTTGGGGGGACCGCACCTCCCTCGCCGCGGGCCTCGAGGCCGAGCGCAGGCACTTCCTGGAACTGGTGGCGCAGCCGGCCGCCATGGAGGGCGTCGACGCCTTCCTCCGCGATTTCCACGACTACCCGCAGGGCGACGACTAG